The following is a genomic window from Thermodesulfobacteriota bacterium.
AGCAGGTAGGTCACCATGGCGTTGTCATCTTCCTGGACGTCAAAACAATACCCGTCTTCTCCCAGCAGGCCGCCGGGGATGAGGTCCCCCATTTCTTCCGGATCAGTGATCATTTCTCCGTAAAAACAGACGGACAGCCAGCGGTTTTGCGGGTCATCGTCGATGACATCCACCATGACAAACAGCTCCCGGCCCTGGCCGGGAGTGGCGGCTCGCAGGGAATAACTGACGCCTGGCCGGGCCTTGAATGCCAGCCGTACCGGGTCCTTGGATTCCAGATGGTCCCGCAGGCGGAGAAAAACACGGCGCACACCGGACGTCGGCTCCTGCCAGGAGTCGATCAGTTCGGCCAGGTTTTCTTTCTCATCATCTTTCATGGATGTCGTGCCCGTCGTTTTACTTTTTCGATTCAGGTCAAAGTTGTGTCAATGCTTTATACCATCTGCATATATCAACATACGCCGGCGCGTCAAGGGCTTCCGCCCGGCTTTCCGGATCGATTCCGGCCTGTTCCAGTATCTGATCCCATAGTGCCGGAGGCGCTCCGGATTTCCCGGACGCGAGGGCGTTTTTGATGGTTTTCCGACGTTTGGCAAAGGCGGTTTTGATAATTTCAAAAAGTAGCTCGTCGTCGCAGGAAACCGTTTCGGAAGAGGGTTTAAATAGAATACCGACCACGGCCGACGCAATCGCGGGCCTGGGGTAAAAGAGCTCTTTCCGAACCCGCATCAGCGGTCTGACCTCGGCGCAGTAGCGCAGCATGGCCGACAGACGGCCATAATCCCTGCTTCCCGGTGGGGCGGCGATGCGGTCGGCCAGTTCCTGCTGGAACATCAGCACGGCCCGGTCAATCAGCCGGCGTTTTTCAATCAGGCGAACCAGTATCTGGGAGGAGATATAATAAGGAAGGTTTCCCATGACAACCAGTTTGCTACCCGCCTTTTCAAAGAATTCGGCCAGATCCACATCCATGAAGTTGCGGTTGACGATGGTTACGTTGCCAATATCTTTTTCCCGGATGGTTTCCGTCAGCACATCCATCAGCCGGCTGTCGGTTTCGACGGCGTACACTCTGGAGGCGGCCCGGGCGGCGTGAACGGTCAGCGCGCCTGTACCGGCGCCGATCTCCACGACCGTGTCCGCCGGTCCGATTCGTCCATGCCGGACAATAGCTTCCGCGGCCTGGGGATCACAGAGGAAATTCTGGCCCAGACTTTTTTTCGGGCGGACATCATGGGCGGTCAGCAGTGCCTTGGTAGATGACATAGCGGGCTCATTTTTTAGGTTGAAATTTTTGTATATATGCATATCATGTCCCCAGCCTGTTTTCAACGATCGTAAAAGAGGCGAGCCGGCATAACCTTCACCGCTAATGATCTCCAGGGTTTCGTCCGGAATGTCCTCAGGAACGCGGGCAGGGGGCTTGATTTAATTGACGGGTCGTGTTAAGAGAAATCGCTTAATGTGTCGCTGGGGGGAAACGTTGGCAATTGAAATGTCGGCTCGATTTGTCCTTAACCATTACCACAGGGGGGCGTGATGGTCGTGTTTATGTCTGCGGGGGAGATTATCAGGCGATGGGGGGTCGCCATAACGCTATGCTTTCTGCTGCTTTTGGCAATGCCGGTCGCCGGGTTTTCACCCGCCCGGGCCGATACTGGCGCGGGCATGATACTCACGGCCATAACCGCCGCCTGCCGGCCAAGGATCAAAGCGGCGGACGCGGCTCCATCCGCTGACTCCGTTTTTACCAATGATCTGGGGATGACGTTTGTATATATCCCGCCGGGCAAGTTCATTATGGGAAGCGCGGAGAACGAACCGGGCAGGGATAACGATGAGAAGCAGCATAAGACGACGCTGACCAGGGGGTTTTACATTCAGACCACCGAGGTGACTCAGGCGCAGTGGACGGCGATCATGGGGAAAAATCCGTCCCATTTCCTGTCGTGCGGGGGAAACTGCCCGGTGGAGCAGGTCTCCTGGAATGACGTTCAGGAGTTCATCAAGAAGCTCAATCAAACGGGTAAACGGATTTATCGGCTTCCCACGGAAGCCGAGTGGGAGTATGCCTGCCGAGCGGGCACAACCGGTCCGTTCAACACCGGCGATTGCCTGTCCACGGATCAGGCCAATTATGACGGCAAGTTTTTTCAGCAGGGATGTTCCGCGGGCGTGACAAGAAACTCGCTTGTCGCGGTCAAAAGCTTCGCGCCCAATGCCTGGGGGCTTTACGATATGCATGGTAATGTCTGGGAGTGGTGCGCGGACTGGTCCGGGGAGTACTCTTCTTTCATGGTGGTCGATCCCGTCGGCCCTTCCGCCGGTCAGGCCCGTATTTTCCGCGGCGGCGGTTGGAGCAGCGGGGCCCGGGGCTGTCGTTCGGCGGAACGGAACTGGCGCGGTCCTGATTTTAAAAGCAGCATCATCGGGTTCCGTCTGGTTGTCAGTCAATAACCCTTTTATTTCATGGCTTTTCTCCCGGCAGCATCCACCATCCGGCCAATACGATTTAACACTTGACATTGGCGGCCGGAATGATTTAGCATTCATTTTTTCGAACGATTGTTCAGTAATTTTTTCCCTTGAAATACAAGGCATTAAAAGGACACATTCAAAACAATCAGAAGGAGGATCATCATGGCGCAGCAACTGGCGGACAGACGGGACATGGACTTTGTCATGTGGGAGCAGCTTGACGGCGAAGCGTTTCTGAAAAAGTTCGGGTTCAAGGAGTTCAATAAAAAGACCTGTGAAATGGTCTTGAACGAGGCCCGTGCCCTGGCCATCAAGGAGATCCTGCCCTCCTTGAGCGAAAGCGACAGCGAAGGGCTGAAGTTCGACGCCGGCACCGTCACCGTTCCGGAATCCTTCCACCGTCTCCGGCAGTTGCTGCTCGAGGGCGACTGGCAGAGTCTGATGGTGGAGGAGGAGATGGGCGGTCAGGGTGCCCCGGGCTTTCTGGCGGCCGCGGTAAGCGAATTGTTCATGGCCGCCAACTGGCCCCTCTACACCTATGTCACCCTGGGCGCCAGCACCGCCGGCATGATCCATCGCCACGGCACCGAGGAACAGAAAAAACTGTACGTGGACAAACTGATCTCCGGCGAATGGGGCGGTACCATGGCCCTGACCGAACCTAACGCCGGCACGGACGTGGGCGCCCTGGAGACCTCGGCCGTGAAGAACCCCGACGGCACCTATTCGTTGACCGGCAACAAGATCTTCATCACCAACGCCGAGCACAACCTGACCGAGAACATCATCAACCCGGTGCTGGCCCGCATCGAAGGCCATGAGCCCGGCACCAAGGGCATTTCCATTTTCATCGTGCCCAAGTACCTGGTCAATCCCGACGGCAGCCTGGGCGCGCGCAACGACATCGTCTGCACCGGCATCGAGGAGAAGCAGGGCATTCACGCCAGCGCCACCTGCAGCCTCAGCATGGGCTCCAAGGGCAAATGCATCGGCTTCCTGCTGGGCAAGGAAAAGCAGGGCATGCGCATCATGTTCGAGATGATGAACGAAGCCCGCATGGCCACCGGCCTGCAGGCCTTTGCCTATGCCACCGCCGCTCACATGATCGCCGTCAACTACGCCCGGCAGCGGATCCAGAGCAAGGAGATCACCAGTTTCCGGGATCCCAACGCGCCGTCGGTGGCCATCATCAAGCATCCGGACGTGCGCCGCAACCTGCTGTGGATGAAATCCATGGTGGACGGCATGCGCAGCTTCTTCTACTACACCAGCCTGGTCGGCCAGATGTCCCACATGTCCACCGATCCCAAGGAAAAGGAGTTCAACTCCGACATGTTCGAGCTGCTCACCCCGCTGATCAAGGAGTACCTCTCCCTGCGGGGATTTGAAGTATGCGTCCAGGCCATGCAGGTGCTGGGCGGCTCCGGCTACATCAAGGAATACCTGGTGGAACAGTACATGCGCGACTGCAAGATCACCTCCATCTATGAAGGCTGCAGCGGGGTTCACGCCATGGACCTGCTGGGCCGCAAGATGACCATGAAACAGGGCCAGCTTTTCTCAAACTTCCTGGCCGAGGTCAACAAGACCATCGCCGCGGCCAAACAGGTCGAGGCCACCAAAGACATGGCCGGGCAGCTGGAAAAACTGGCCAAGCGGCTGGGCGAGGCGGCCATGCACCTGGGCGTCACGGCCATGGGCGGAAAAATCAAGGAAGCCTTTGCCCACTCCCTGCCGTTCCTCCATGCCATGGGCGATACCATCATGGGTTGGATGCTGCTGTGGAGGGCCATGGCCGCCGCGCCGAAGATCGCCGGAGCCAAGAAGTCCGATGTCGATTTTTACAACGGCCAGGTCAAGACGGCCGAGTTCTTCCTCAACACCGTCGTCTACCAGACCCTGGGCAGCCTGGATTCGGTCATGGCCACCTGCCCGGCCGCCATCGAGATTACCGATGACGGGTTCGGCGGGTTATAAACCGGAGCAGTATGACAAGTAGCAACCAGGGGGCAGGGCGGACGCAGGAGCCGCTCTGCCCTTTTTTTTGTCCCGGGTGCCACAACCGCAAACTTTCACCGCAAGAGCGGCTGGACGAAAAGCGCAGGTTCGTCAGCCAGATCTTGTCTGCCTGGGGGGATCGGATTGGCCCGGTACGGGAGCCGGCTGAAGAAAACCGGAAAGGGTACCGGGAAAAGGTCTGCCTGGCGGCCGAATGGGGAGAGGGCGGCTGGCGCATAGGTTTGCGTCACCGGCAGGCCCTGATCCCCATCCATCACTGTCCCCTGCACTCATCCCGCGTCAATACCATTATCGGCCTGATGGCCGGCGTCCTGCCAGCGGCCGGGTCATTTCCCCTGGCCTATTATCTGCAATCCGGCAGCCAGGTGACCCTGGTGGTCAAGATCCGGGACCTTCCGGACCTTTCCTGGCTGACTGCCGAAGTGACCGGAGCGTTCGCGCGGGCCGGCGGCCAGGGACTGTGGCTGCATCTGCATCCCGCGGCCGGCCGCCGGGTAACGGCCAAAAACACCTGGCATCTTGTCTGGGGCGAGCCCCGGTCCATCGACTCTACCGGTCTGATTTATGGCCCGACCGCTTTTCAGCAGTTGATCCCGGATCTGTCCCGGGCGGCCCTGGACGAAGCCGAATCCTTTCTGGCCCCGGGGGCGGATGATGGGGTTCTGGACCTGTACTGCGGCATCGGCGGCAGTCTGCGGCGCTGGGCCGGTCGTGCCGGGTGTGTGGCGGGCGTTGAAATCAGCGCCGAGAGCGTGGAATGCGCCGGGATCAATGCCCCATCGGCGACTATCCTGCGGGGCGCGGCCCGGCAGCGTCTGCCCCAGTTGGCGGAGTTGCTGACCGTGGACCCTGACCACCGACTGCTCTATGTCAATCCACCGCGGACGGGCATTGAACCGGAAGTGCTGGACTGGATCGCGGATGTGTTCCGGCCGAAACGGATCGCCTGTCTTTCCTGCAATGCTGTCAGCCTGAACAGAGACCTCTCGCGGTTGACCGCGGGCGGTTATGAGGTGGAAAAGATCATCCCTTTTGATTTTTTCCCCGAGACCCGTTACCTGGAGATGCTGGCGCTGCTGACGCGGGAGTGAATACCGGGGACAGCATACCTATTTCCTTTTTATGCCGCTAGAAAGAATAAATAGATATGCTGTCCTCCGACATGCATGCGATGCATATTGGTCATGTTCAAAAAGCCGTTTTGTTCGCAACGTGATTATTTCGGGCGGTCGCGACGCCCTTCGCTGGATTTCTCGAACTCGGGCTGTCCGGCATCACCGGAGGAAACCATGGCCCGTCGCCCTCAAACAGCGAGAAATCCTTGACGCGAAGACCGTCGCGACCTTTCTTCCCAAAATAATCAATGTTGCTCACAAAAGTCTTTTTGCATGACCGGGGTACGGGTTTTACGGAGGTCGTTTTGTTGCGGGAATGTCAGTTCGGACTTGTGTCTAACGCCAAGCTCTGGCACCAGGAAGAACCCCCCGGTTACCCGATTCGTCCCTCCC
Proteins encoded in this region:
- the rsmA gene encoding 16S rRNA (adenine(1518)-N(6)/adenine(1519)-N(6))-dimethyltransferase RsmA gives rise to the protein MSSTKALLTAHDVRPKKSLGQNFLCDPQAAEAIVRHGRIGPADTVVEIGAGTGALTVHAARAASRVYAVETDSRLMDVLTETIREKDIGNVTIVNRNFMDVDLAEFFEKAGSKLVVMGNLPYYISSQILVRLIEKRRLIDRAVLMFQQELADRIAAPPGSRDYGRLSAMLRYCAEVRPLMRVRKELFYPRPAIASAVVGILFKPSSETVSCDDELLFEIIKTAFAKRRKTIKNALASGKSGAPPALWDQILEQAGIDPESRAEALDAPAYVDICRWYKALTQL
- a CDS encoding formylglycine-generating enzyme family protein, whose product is MVVFMSAGEIIRRWGVAITLCFLLLLAMPVAGFSPARADTGAGMILTAITAACRPRIKAADAAPSADSVFTNDLGMTFVYIPPGKFIMGSAENEPGRDNDEKQHKTTLTRGFYIQTTEVTQAQWTAIMGKNPSHFLSCGGNCPVEQVSWNDVQEFIKKLNQTGKRIYRLPTEAEWEYACRAGTTGPFNTGDCLSTDQANYDGKFFQQGCSAGVTRNSLVAVKSFAPNAWGLYDMHGNVWEWCADWSGEYSSFMVVDPVGPSAGQARIFRGGGWSSGARGCRSAERNWRGPDFKSSIIGFRLVVSQ
- a CDS encoding acyl-CoA dehydrogenase C-terminal domain-containing protein codes for the protein MAQQLADRRDMDFVMWEQLDGEAFLKKFGFKEFNKKTCEMVLNEARALAIKEILPSLSESDSEGLKFDAGTVTVPESFHRLRQLLLEGDWQSLMVEEEMGGQGAPGFLAAAVSELFMAANWPLYTYVTLGASTAGMIHRHGTEEQKKLYVDKLISGEWGGTMALTEPNAGTDVGALETSAVKNPDGTYSLTGNKIFITNAEHNLTENIINPVLARIEGHEPGTKGISIFIVPKYLVNPDGSLGARNDIVCTGIEEKQGIHASATCSLSMGSKGKCIGFLLGKEKQGMRIMFEMMNEARMATGLQAFAYATAAHMIAVNYARQRIQSKEITSFRDPNAPSVAIIKHPDVRRNLLWMKSMVDGMRSFFYYTSLVGQMSHMSTDPKEKEFNSDMFELLTPLIKEYLSLRGFEVCVQAMQVLGGSGYIKEYLVEQYMRDCKITSIYEGCSGVHAMDLLGRKMTMKQGQLFSNFLAEVNKTIAAAKQVEATKDMAGQLEKLAKRLGEAAMHLGVTAMGGKIKEAFAHSLPFLHAMGDTIMGWMLLWRAMAAAPKIAGAKKSDVDFYNGQVKTAEFFLNTVVYQTLGSLDSVMATCPAAIEITDDGFGGL
- a CDS encoding class I SAM-dependent RNA methyltransferase, with the protein product MTSSNQGAGRTQEPLCPFFCPGCHNRKLSPQERLDEKRRFVSQILSAWGDRIGPVREPAEENRKGYREKVCLAAEWGEGGWRIGLRHRQALIPIHHCPLHSSRVNTIIGLMAGVLPAAGSFPLAYYLQSGSQVTLVVKIRDLPDLSWLTAEVTGAFARAGGQGLWLHLHPAAGRRVTAKNTWHLVWGEPRSIDSTGLIYGPTAFQQLIPDLSRAALDEAESFLAPGADDGVLDLYCGIGGSLRRWAGRAGCVAGVEISAESVECAGINAPSATILRGAARQRLPQLAELLTVDPDHRLLYVNPPRTGIEPEVLDWIADVFRPKRIACLSCNAVSLNRDLSRLTAGGYEVEKIIPFDFFPETRYLEMLALLTRE